From the genome of Perca flavescens isolate YP-PL-M2 chromosome 12, PFLA_1.0, whole genome shotgun sequence, one region includes:
- the LOC114564810 gene encoding collagen alpha-4(IV) chain-like isoform X1 encodes MGSSVTVVTLCPLRWILFLVIFVQQLNAGRNEGPCQGRDCSVCQCFPAKGARGAPGKPGQQGPRGQMGPWGREGPPGEKGRMGAEGSHGPEGPKGDRGKTGVPGFSGNDGSPGHPGAGGEPGLPGVDGCNGARGRPGVFGIDGSDGLHGPQGLRGLKGIKGEPLYGATYPGLPGERGADGQRGRPGRKGDIGPKGHTGPPGPLGLEGLEGPKGVRGLPGDPGGSLTGPKGDDGEQGEPGPQGPEEVIQVPPHIIQPKGDKGDQGLPGPCGPKGMSGGRGDVFVQGIKGEQGIPGFPGVRGSPGFRGRDGPPGPEGLPGEKGFPGLIGRTGPKGYPGDPGLPGPLHFQNGSNARGVKGDRGDAGLSGPAGDPGYMGVPGPPGPPGLTIPEEPGLPGTQGSPGPKGYKGEPGSYDYFENLFPGTKGSKGIVGPKGVTGLPGPPGCGDYYCEPGDPGDPGDKGSKGHRGNQGFKGIKGCQGDCNCRPGDGNKGPPGPPGYPGSPGLPGTQGLKGDPGLKGSDGPRGPQGFEGIPGLKGHKGQKGRSFVEDVKGAKGNQGDPGPSGPPGLTGTLGPNGRPGLAGDPGPPGAGYAGLPGPKGDPGVAGPKGLSGPIGLPGPGYPGAKGPPGLNGHQGLPGSLGIPGRRGPRGETEPCCHDDEIGLPGRKGEPGSPGISGKPGRDGPPGSPGQQGPKGMKGDGSETGVIGLPGPPGFNGDPGEPGPRGVSLDGPPGLPGLQGHPGRKGAPGDVTSARPSATGPPGRPGARGTKGRHGLPGNPGSPGADGQYGQPGWKGEPGANGDPGATGPPGPPCTVCDLIGLTGPPGPPGNPGHRGVPGYPGQKGLKGDRGPPGHGERGPQGFPGPPGFPGPVGPTGPTGLSGDPGSDGLPGLKGERGFPGRPGAKGLPGRPGPPGLRGKEGERGFNGRPGDTGYPGLSGIKGERGPPGTRGPISCENVTRGPPGAPGEMGPPGLPGTEGSKGARGEPGASGPNGLPGSLGFKGSTGASGRPGLPGPPGYPGNKGFPGPMGYPGHDGDWGDPGPLGESGIPGLPGLPGAKGEQGESYGQHGPPGPKGLPGEDGPSASRGSPGDPGDPGPPGRSGQPGESGIVGEPGSQGEPGYPGPLGPSGQPGLPGLPGDQGGPGPPGSPGPYGPPGPPGAPGLDGLDGLRGPKGIKGASGIGSPGPPGPDGFPGAKGYKGQQGPPGPIYPGPKGQRGPPGVKGRPGYPGDPGNPGRECYRPLPGLCGYVGYEGPPGPPGRPGEPGSPGSSIVSKGDPGPIGFPGAPGSKGDQGFPGPAGSHGYPGLGGSKGERGPDGSGGFPGPKGQTGVPGPRGRKGVTGQPGDPGVKGAPGDSIWEDPKRAPMGLPGPRGRPGSVGFPGDSGPPGTPGRKGQKGPIGNVGIPGKPGPAGPNGHIGDPGDVGQLGFTGPQGIPGPPGETGLPGHRGALKSGFLLVIHSQSVVVPRCPEDSSHLWVGYSLVYLQGQEKAHIQDLGQAGSCLPVFSSMPFSYCNTAACHYSSRNDKSYWLSTTAPIPMMPLSGQEISSHISRCVVCETVSPAVAFHSQDPTVPACPPGWRSLWTGYSFLMQTGAGDEGGGQSLASSGSCLKNFRTHPFIECQGARSSCHYFANLYSFWLTTVGQTEQFITQRPGTIKAANLQRQKASQCHVCRREQ; translated from the exons GGCCACCCTGGAGCAGGCGGCGAGCCTGGTTTGCCAGGAGTGGATGGCTGCAATGGGGCAAGGGGTCGACCAGGCGTTTTTGGTATTGATGGTTCAGATGGTCTCCATGGGCCACAG GGATTACGTGGACTTAAAGGAATTAAAGGAGAACCTTTGTATGGTGCTACATATCCAGGGCTTCCG GGGGAGCGTGGTGCGGATGGACAACGTGGTCGACCT GGAAGAAAAGGCGACATTGGGCCTAAAGGCCACACTGGCCCTCCTGGCCCTCTTGGACTTGAG GGCTTGGAAGGACCTAAAGGTGTGAGAGGACTACCA GGTGACCCCGGAGGATCACTGACAGGACCTAAAGGTGACGAT GGTGAGCAAGGTGAACCTGGCCCACAAGGACCAGAAGAAGTCATACAAGTCCCTCCACATATAATCCAGCCCAAAGGTGACAAG ggagaccagggtcTTCCTGGACCATGTGGACCAAAGGGCATGAGC GGAGGTAGGGGAGATGTCTTCGTCCAAGGAATTAAAGGAGAGCAAGGAATCCCTGGTTTTCCTGGAGTTAGG GGTTCTCCAGGGTTTCGTGGTAGAGATGGACCACCAGGACCTGAG GGTCTGCCGGGAGAGAAAGGATTTCCAGGTCTCATTGGAAGAACGGGACCAAAG GGTTACCCAGGAGATCCAGGTTTACCCGGTCCCCTACACTTTCAAAATGGAAGTAATGCCAGAG GTGTTAAAGGTGACCGTGGGGATGCCGGACTGTCTGGACCCGCAGGTGACCCTGGGTACATGGGTGTGCCTGGCCCACCTGGCCCACCAGGGTTAACAATACCAG AAGAGCCTGGTCTGCCTGGGACACAAGGGTCTCCCGGTCCCAAGGGTTACAAGGGCGAACCGGGAAGCTATGACTATTTTGAAAATCTGTTTCCGGGAACAAAGGGATCTAAAGGAATTGTCGGACCTAAAGGTGTCACAGGCCTCCCTGGTCCACCAG GATGTGGAG ATTACTACTGTGAGCCTGGAGACCCAGGGGACCCTGGTGACAAAGGAAGCAAAGGACATCGTGGAAACCAAGGGTTCAAAGGGATTAAAG GTTGTCAAGGGGATTGTAACTGTAGACCTGGTGATGGAAACAAAGGGCCCCCTGGTCCACCTGGTTATCCAGGATCTCCTGGGTTACCTGGAACTCAAGGACTTAAAGGAGACCCAGGACTGAAAGGAAGTGATGGTCCAAGAGGCCCACAA GGCTTTGAAGGAATTCCGGGTTTAAAAGGTCACAAGGGTCAAAAAGGTCGCAGTTTTGTGGAAGATGTTAAAG GTGCCAAGGGCAACCAAGGAGACCCTGGACCTTCTGGTCCTCCTGGATTAACTGGTACACTAGGACCGAATGGACGCCCTGGCCTTGCAGGGGACCCTGGACCACCG GGTGCTGGATATGCAGGATTACCTGGTCCCAAAGGTGACCCTGGTGTTGCTGGACCCAAAGGGTTATCAGGGCCTATAGGCCTCCCAGGTCCTGGCTATCCAGGCGCTAAAGGGCCACCTGGACTTAATGGTCATCAGGGACTTCCTGGCTCCTTAGGAATTCCTGGACGACGAGGCCCTCGAG GTGAAACTGAGCCATGCTGTCATGATGATGAGATTGGATTACCTGGTCGTAAGGGTGAGCCAGGTTCACCGG GGATTTCAGGCAAGCCAGGAAGAGATGGTCCTCCAGGAAGTCCGGGACAGCAAGGCCCGAAAGGCATGAAAGGAGACGGCAGTGAAACTGGAGTGATTGGACTGCCAG GACCTCCAGGTTTTAATGGGGATCCAGGTGAGCCTGGTCCCAGGGGAGTCAGCCTGGATGGCCCACCAGGCCTTCCTGGGTTACAAGGACACCCAGGCAGGAAGGGTGCCCCAGGAGATGTCACCTCTGCCAGGCCAAGTGCTACTGGCCCACCTGGTCGCCCTGGGGCTCGGGGGACAAAAGGACGCCATGGCCTTCCTGGAAATCCAGGTTCTCCAG GTGCAGATGGCCAATATGGACAACCTGGTTGGAAAGGAGAGCCAGGAGCCAACGGTGACCCTGGGGCCACTGGTCCCCCAGGCCCACCCTGCACTGTCTGTGACCTGATTGGACTCACAGGCCCTCCAGGCCCTCCAGGAAACCCCGGACACAGGGGAGTACCAG GCTACCCTGGTCAAAAGGGTCTTAAGGGAGATAGAGGTCCACCTGGTCATGGAGAGAGGGGTCCACAAGGTTTCCCTGGCCCTCCCGGGTTTCCAGGCCCAGTTGGACCAACAGGCCCAACAGGCCTCTCAGGAGATCCTGGCTCCGATGGCTTGCCTGGACTGAAAg GTGAAAGGGGGTTCCCAGGCAGGCCTGGGGCCAAAGGTTTACCAGGTCGTCCTGGACCTCCAGGACTgagaggaaaagagggagagagaggctttAATGGTCGCCCAGGTGACACTGGATACCCAGGACTGTCTGGTATTAAAG GTGAACGTGGTCCACCAGGAACAAGAGGACCAATATCGTGCGAGAATGTAACAAGAGGCCCACCAGGAGCTCCAGGAGAGATGGGTCCACCAGGACTACCAGGAACTGAag GCTCAAAGGGCGCAAGGGGAGAGCCAGGTGCTTCAGGTCCTAATGGATTGCCTGGTTCTCTAGGGTTTAAAGGCAGCACTGGTGCTTCAGGCAGGCCCGGATTACCAGGACCTCCTGGGTACCCTGGAAACAAAGGTTTCCCTGGTCCCATGGGATATCCTGGACATGATGGAGATTGG GGAGATCCAGGGCCTTTGGGAGAATCGGGTATCCCAGGGTTACCGGGACTTCCAGGAGCCAAGG GTGAGCAAGGAGAGTCTTATGGACAACATGGTCCACCTGGACCCAAAGGACTGCCAGGGGAGGATGGACCCAGTG CATCCAGAGGGAGTCCAGGAGATCCAGGGGACCCAGGACCCCCGGGAAGGTCAGGTCAGCCTGGAGAATCAGGCATTGTCGGGGAACCAGGAAGTCAAGGAGAACCAG gcTACCCTGGGCCTCTGGGCCCATCAGGTCAGCCAGGTCTTCCAGGTCTTCCAGGCGATCAAGGAGGTCCGGGACCACCAGGCTCCCCTGGTCCATATGGGCCTCCAG GGCCCCCTGGAGCACCAGGTCTGGATGGACTGGATGGGCTTAGAGGTCCAAAAGGGATCAAAGGAGCAAGTG GTATAGGTAGTCCTGGCCCTCCAGGACCAGATGGTTTTCCTGGAGCCAAAGGTTATAAAGGCCAGCAAGGGCCTCCAGGACCCATTTATCCTGGGCCCAAAGGCCAGAGGGGCCCACCTGGCGTCAAAG GTCGTCCAGGCTACCCAGGTGACCCTGGTAACCCTGGCAGAGAATGCTACAGGCCTTTGCCAGGACTCTGTGGATATGTAGGATATGAAGGACCTCCAGGacctccag GTCGTCCTGGAGAGCCAGGCTCTCCAGGCAGCAGCATTGTCTCCAAAGGAGACCCAGGTCCAATTGGCTTCCCTGGGGCACCAGGTTCTAAGGGGGATCAGGGCTTCCCAGGGCCTGCTGGCTCTCATGGCTACCCAGGCTTAGGAGGATCAAAAG GTGAGAGAGGTCCTGATGGTTCCGGAGGTTTTCCAGGACCCAAAGGACAGACTGGGGTCCCTGGACCTCGGGGGCGCAAGGGAGTAACTGGCCAACCTGGAGACCCAG gtgTCAAAGGTGCTCCTGGGGATTCCATCTGGGAAGACCCAAAAAGGGCCCCCATGGGACTCCCTGGACCACGTGGTCGCCCAGGATCTGTGGGGTTTCCTGGCGATTCCGGTCCTCCTGGGACTCCAGGACGTAAAG GACAGAAGGGTCCCATAGGGAATGTGGGTATCCCTGGCAAACCAGGTCCTGCTGGTCCTAATGGTCATATTGGAGACCCAGGAGATGTTGGTCAGCTGGGATTTACTGGACCTCAAG GTATCCCAGGTCCACCCGGTGAAACAGGTTTGCCAGGCCATAGGGGGGCGTTAAAGTCCGGCTTCCTTTTGGTTATCCACAGCCAGTCAGTTGTGGTGCCACGGTGCCCTGAAGATAGCAGTCACCTTTGGGTGGGCTACAGTCTGGTCTACTTGCAGGGACAAGAGAAAGCTCACATTCAAGATCTGG GCCAGGCTGGCTCCTGCCTCCCTGTATTCTCCTCCATGCCTTTCTCCTACTGCAACACCGCTGCCTGTCACTACTCTAGCCGTAACGACAAATCCTATTGGCTCTCCACCACCGCTCCCATACCCATGATGCCGCTTTCTGGCCAGGAGATTAGCTCCCACATCAGCCGCTGTGTGGTGTGTGAGACAGTCTCACCCGCAGTGGCTTTTCACAGCCAGGATCCCACAGTCCCTGCATGCCCACCTGGCTGGAGGAGTCTGTGGACGGGGTACTCTTTCCTCATG CAAACAGGGGCAGGTGATGAGGGTGGTGGCCAGTCTCTGGCTTCTTCTGGTAGCTGCCTTAAGAATTTCCGAACTCACCCCTTCATAGAGTGCCAGGGTGCGCGCAGTTCCTGTCACTACTTTGCCAACCTCTACAGTTTTTGGCTGACTACTGTTGGTCAGACAGAGCAGTTTATCACCCAGAGGCCTGGCACCATCAAGGCAGCCAACCTACAGCGACAGAAGGCCAGCCAGTGCCATGTCTGCCGCAGAGAACAATAA
- the LOC114564810 gene encoding collagen alpha-4(IV) chain-like isoform X2: MGSSVTVVTLCPLRWILFLVIFVQQLNAGRNEGPCQGRDCSVCQCFPAKGARGAPGKPGQQGPRGQMGPWGREGPPGEKGRMGAEGSHGPEGPKGDRGKTGVPGFSGNDGSPGHPGAGGEPGLPGVDGCNGARGRPGVFGIDGSDGLHGPQGLRGLKGIKGEPLYGATYPGLPGERGADGQRGRPGRKGDIGPKGHTGPPGPLGLEGEQGEPGPQGPEEVIQVPPHIIQPKGDKGDQGLPGPCGPKGMSGGRGDVFVQGIKGEQGIPGFPGVRGSPGFRGRDGPPGPEGLPGEKGFPGLIGRTGPKGYPGDPGLPGPLHFQNGSNARGVKGDRGDAGLSGPAGDPGYMGVPGPPGPPGLTIPEEPGLPGTQGSPGPKGYKGEPGSYDYFENLFPGTKGSKGIVGPKGVTGLPGPPGCGDYYCEPGDPGDPGDKGSKGHRGNQGFKGIKGCQGDCNCRPGDGNKGPPGPPGYPGSPGLPGTQGLKGDPGLKGSDGPRGPQGFEGIPGLKGHKGQKGRSFVEDVKGAKGNQGDPGPSGPPGLTGTLGPNGRPGLAGDPGPPGAGYAGLPGPKGDPGVAGPKGLSGPIGLPGPGYPGAKGPPGLNGHQGLPGSLGIPGRRGPRGETEPCCHDDEIGLPGRKGEPGSPGISGKPGRDGPPGSPGQQGPKGMKGDGSETGVIGLPGPPGFNGDPGEPGPRGVSLDGPPGLPGLQGHPGRKGAPGDVTSARPSATGPPGRPGARGTKGRHGLPGNPGSPGADGQYGQPGWKGEPGANGDPGATGPPGPPCTVCDLIGLTGPPGPPGNPGHRGVPGYPGQKGLKGDRGPPGHGERGPQGFPGPPGFPGPVGPTGPTGLSGDPGSDGLPGLKGERGFPGRPGAKGLPGRPGPPGLRGKEGERGFNGRPGDTGYPGLSGIKGERGPPGTRGPISCENVTRGPPGAPGEMGPPGLPGTEGSKGARGEPGASGPNGLPGSLGFKGSTGASGRPGLPGPPGYPGNKGFPGPMGYPGHDGDWGDPGPLGESGIPGLPGLPGAKGEQGESYGQHGPPGPKGLPGEDGPSASRGSPGDPGDPGPPGRSGQPGESGIVGEPGSQGEPGYPGPLGPSGQPGLPGLPGDQGGPGPPGSPGPYGPPGPPGAPGLDGLDGLRGPKGIKGASGIGSPGPPGPDGFPGAKGYKGQQGPPGPIYPGPKGQRGPPGVKGRPGYPGDPGNPGRECYRPLPGLCGYVGYEGPPGPPGRPGEPGSPGSSIVSKGDPGPIGFPGAPGSKGDQGFPGPAGSHGYPGLGGSKGERGPDGSGGFPGPKGQTGVPGPRGRKGVTGQPGDPGVKGAPGDSIWEDPKRAPMGLPGPRGRPGSVGFPGDSGPPGTPGRKGQKGPIGNVGIPGKPGPAGPNGHIGDPGDVGQLGFTGPQGIPGPPGETGLPGHRGALKSGFLLVIHSQSVVVPRCPEDSSHLWVGYSLVYLQGQEKAHIQDLGQAGSCLPVFSSMPFSYCNTAACHYSSRNDKSYWLSTTAPIPMMPLSGQEISSHISRCVVCETVSPAVAFHSQDPTVPACPPGWRSLWTGYSFLMQTGAGDEGGGQSLASSGSCLKNFRTHPFIECQGARSSCHYFANLYSFWLTTVGQTEQFITQRPGTIKAANLQRQKASQCHVCRREQ, translated from the exons GGCCACCCTGGAGCAGGCGGCGAGCCTGGTTTGCCAGGAGTGGATGGCTGCAATGGGGCAAGGGGTCGACCAGGCGTTTTTGGTATTGATGGTTCAGATGGTCTCCATGGGCCACAG GGATTACGTGGACTTAAAGGAATTAAAGGAGAACCTTTGTATGGTGCTACATATCCAGGGCTTCCG GGGGAGCGTGGTGCGGATGGACAACGTGGTCGACCT GGAAGAAAAGGCGACATTGGGCCTAAAGGCCACACTGGCCCTCCTGGCCCTCTTGGACTTGAG GGTGAGCAAGGTGAACCTGGCCCACAAGGACCAGAAGAAGTCATACAAGTCCCTCCACATATAATCCAGCCCAAAGGTGACAAG ggagaccagggtcTTCCTGGACCATGTGGACCAAAGGGCATGAGC GGAGGTAGGGGAGATGTCTTCGTCCAAGGAATTAAAGGAGAGCAAGGAATCCCTGGTTTTCCTGGAGTTAGG GGTTCTCCAGGGTTTCGTGGTAGAGATGGACCACCAGGACCTGAG GGTCTGCCGGGAGAGAAAGGATTTCCAGGTCTCATTGGAAGAACGGGACCAAAG GGTTACCCAGGAGATCCAGGTTTACCCGGTCCCCTACACTTTCAAAATGGAAGTAATGCCAGAG GTGTTAAAGGTGACCGTGGGGATGCCGGACTGTCTGGACCCGCAGGTGACCCTGGGTACATGGGTGTGCCTGGCCCACCTGGCCCACCAGGGTTAACAATACCAG AAGAGCCTGGTCTGCCTGGGACACAAGGGTCTCCCGGTCCCAAGGGTTACAAGGGCGAACCGGGAAGCTATGACTATTTTGAAAATCTGTTTCCGGGAACAAAGGGATCTAAAGGAATTGTCGGACCTAAAGGTGTCACAGGCCTCCCTGGTCCACCAG GATGTGGAG ATTACTACTGTGAGCCTGGAGACCCAGGGGACCCTGGTGACAAAGGAAGCAAAGGACATCGTGGAAACCAAGGGTTCAAAGGGATTAAAG GTTGTCAAGGGGATTGTAACTGTAGACCTGGTGATGGAAACAAAGGGCCCCCTGGTCCACCTGGTTATCCAGGATCTCCTGGGTTACCTGGAACTCAAGGACTTAAAGGAGACCCAGGACTGAAAGGAAGTGATGGTCCAAGAGGCCCACAA GGCTTTGAAGGAATTCCGGGTTTAAAAGGTCACAAGGGTCAAAAAGGTCGCAGTTTTGTGGAAGATGTTAAAG GTGCCAAGGGCAACCAAGGAGACCCTGGACCTTCTGGTCCTCCTGGATTAACTGGTACACTAGGACCGAATGGACGCCCTGGCCTTGCAGGGGACCCTGGACCACCG GGTGCTGGATATGCAGGATTACCTGGTCCCAAAGGTGACCCTGGTGTTGCTGGACCCAAAGGGTTATCAGGGCCTATAGGCCTCCCAGGTCCTGGCTATCCAGGCGCTAAAGGGCCACCTGGACTTAATGGTCATCAGGGACTTCCTGGCTCCTTAGGAATTCCTGGACGACGAGGCCCTCGAG GTGAAACTGAGCCATGCTGTCATGATGATGAGATTGGATTACCTGGTCGTAAGGGTGAGCCAGGTTCACCGG GGATTTCAGGCAAGCCAGGAAGAGATGGTCCTCCAGGAAGTCCGGGACAGCAAGGCCCGAAAGGCATGAAAGGAGACGGCAGTGAAACTGGAGTGATTGGACTGCCAG GACCTCCAGGTTTTAATGGGGATCCAGGTGAGCCTGGTCCCAGGGGAGTCAGCCTGGATGGCCCACCAGGCCTTCCTGGGTTACAAGGACACCCAGGCAGGAAGGGTGCCCCAGGAGATGTCACCTCTGCCAGGCCAAGTGCTACTGGCCCACCTGGTCGCCCTGGGGCTCGGGGGACAAAAGGACGCCATGGCCTTCCTGGAAATCCAGGTTCTCCAG GTGCAGATGGCCAATATGGACAACCTGGTTGGAAAGGAGAGCCAGGAGCCAACGGTGACCCTGGGGCCACTGGTCCCCCAGGCCCACCCTGCACTGTCTGTGACCTGATTGGACTCACAGGCCCTCCAGGCCCTCCAGGAAACCCCGGACACAGGGGAGTACCAG GCTACCCTGGTCAAAAGGGTCTTAAGGGAGATAGAGGTCCACCTGGTCATGGAGAGAGGGGTCCACAAGGTTTCCCTGGCCCTCCCGGGTTTCCAGGCCCAGTTGGACCAACAGGCCCAACAGGCCTCTCAGGAGATCCTGGCTCCGATGGCTTGCCTGGACTGAAAg GTGAAAGGGGGTTCCCAGGCAGGCCTGGGGCCAAAGGTTTACCAGGTCGTCCTGGACCTCCAGGACTgagaggaaaagagggagagagaggctttAATGGTCGCCCAGGTGACACTGGATACCCAGGACTGTCTGGTATTAAAG GTGAACGTGGTCCACCAGGAACAAGAGGACCAATATCGTGCGAGAATGTAACAAGAGGCCCACCAGGAGCTCCAGGAGAGATGGGTCCACCAGGACTACCAGGAACTGAag GCTCAAAGGGCGCAAGGGGAGAGCCAGGTGCTTCAGGTCCTAATGGATTGCCTGGTTCTCTAGGGTTTAAAGGCAGCACTGGTGCTTCAGGCAGGCCCGGATTACCAGGACCTCCTGGGTACCCTGGAAACAAAGGTTTCCCTGGTCCCATGGGATATCCTGGACATGATGGAGATTGG GGAGATCCAGGGCCTTTGGGAGAATCGGGTATCCCAGGGTTACCGGGACTTCCAGGAGCCAAGG GTGAGCAAGGAGAGTCTTATGGACAACATGGTCCACCTGGACCCAAAGGACTGCCAGGGGAGGATGGACCCAGTG CATCCAGAGGGAGTCCAGGAGATCCAGGGGACCCAGGACCCCCGGGAAGGTCAGGTCAGCCTGGAGAATCAGGCATTGTCGGGGAACCAGGAAGTCAAGGAGAACCAG gcTACCCTGGGCCTCTGGGCCCATCAGGTCAGCCAGGTCTTCCAGGTCTTCCAGGCGATCAAGGAGGTCCGGGACCACCAGGCTCCCCTGGTCCATATGGGCCTCCAG GGCCCCCTGGAGCACCAGGTCTGGATGGACTGGATGGGCTTAGAGGTCCAAAAGGGATCAAAGGAGCAAGTG GTATAGGTAGTCCTGGCCCTCCAGGACCAGATGGTTTTCCTGGAGCCAAAGGTTATAAAGGCCAGCAAGGGCCTCCAGGACCCATTTATCCTGGGCCCAAAGGCCAGAGGGGCCCACCTGGCGTCAAAG GTCGTCCAGGCTACCCAGGTGACCCTGGTAACCCTGGCAGAGAATGCTACAGGCCTTTGCCAGGACTCTGTGGATATGTAGGATATGAAGGACCTCCAGGacctccag GTCGTCCTGGAGAGCCAGGCTCTCCAGGCAGCAGCATTGTCTCCAAAGGAGACCCAGGTCCAATTGGCTTCCCTGGGGCACCAGGTTCTAAGGGGGATCAGGGCTTCCCAGGGCCTGCTGGCTCTCATGGCTACCCAGGCTTAGGAGGATCAAAAG GTGAGAGAGGTCCTGATGGTTCCGGAGGTTTTCCAGGACCCAAAGGACAGACTGGGGTCCCTGGACCTCGGGGGCGCAAGGGAGTAACTGGCCAACCTGGAGACCCAG gtgTCAAAGGTGCTCCTGGGGATTCCATCTGGGAAGACCCAAAAAGGGCCCCCATGGGACTCCCTGGACCACGTGGTCGCCCAGGATCTGTGGGGTTTCCTGGCGATTCCGGTCCTCCTGGGACTCCAGGACGTAAAG GACAGAAGGGTCCCATAGGGAATGTGGGTATCCCTGGCAAACCAGGTCCTGCTGGTCCTAATGGTCATATTGGAGACCCAGGAGATGTTGGTCAGCTGGGATTTACTGGACCTCAAG GTATCCCAGGTCCACCCGGTGAAACAGGTTTGCCAGGCCATAGGGGGGCGTTAAAGTCCGGCTTCCTTTTGGTTATCCACAGCCAGTCAGTTGTGGTGCCACGGTGCCCTGAAGATAGCAGTCACCTTTGGGTGGGCTACAGTCTGGTCTACTTGCAGGGACAAGAGAAAGCTCACATTCAAGATCTGG GCCAGGCTGGCTCCTGCCTCCCTGTATTCTCCTCCATGCCTTTCTCCTACTGCAACACCGCTGCCTGTCACTACTCTAGCCGTAACGACAAATCCTATTGGCTCTCCACCACCGCTCCCATACCCATGATGCCGCTTTCTGGCCAGGAGATTAGCTCCCACATCAGCCGCTGTGTGGTGTGTGAGACAGTCTCACCCGCAGTGGCTTTTCACAGCCAGGATCCCACAGTCCCTGCATGCCCACCTGGCTGGAGGAGTCTGTGGACGGGGTACTCTTTCCTCATG CAAACAGGGGCAGGTGATGAGGGTGGTGGCCAGTCTCTGGCTTCTTCTGGTAGCTGCCTTAAGAATTTCCGAACTCACCCCTTCATAGAGTGCCAGGGTGCGCGCAGTTCCTGTCACTACTTTGCCAACCTCTACAGTTTTTGGCTGACTACTGTTGGTCAGACAGAGCAGTTTATCACCCAGAGGCCTGGCACCATCAAGGCAGCCAACCTACAGCGACAGAAGGCCAGCCAGTGCCATGTCTGCCGCAGAGAACAATAA